The following coding sequences lie in one Alloacidobacterium dinghuense genomic window:
- a CDS encoding PP2C family protein-serine/threonine phosphatase, with protein MDAATPFLPQDSLSLEQQIARLQALLEATRRVHSTIQVNEVLTEAVQILVRELEIDGAIFVAPSTGKPIAFYGQKPEPPYHNCLKFPLPSKEGQTLAELIVTCPEAGVCSIYEQDFIEGLVLQTAVALDNATMHERDLEWARVQQDLNAARAIQKSLLPRSMPEIHGFSIAARSTACYEVGGDYLDSVLQPDGDYLMVVADVAGKGLASAIVATSFRSALRSLAGQILPLDELAARLNQHHWEEGIEAQRRYVTAVFLRLRAKFGQVEILNAGHNPVAMILPDRSIKMIASSGTPLGMLPEMKYATEILSFERGSSILLYTDGLTEVFRDEDEFGSERLGVTFRDSPFSQAERTLDYLWDTLATFSANAPQNDDMTALVIYHLDSVQQEFANR; from the coding sequence ATGGATGCGGCGACACCTTTCTTGCCTCAGGATAGCCTCTCCCTGGAGCAACAGATCGCGCGATTGCAAGCCCTTCTAGAAGCTACTCGGAGGGTTCACTCCACGATACAAGTAAACGAGGTTCTAACAGAGGCTGTTCAGATTTTGGTACGAGAGCTCGAGATAGACGGAGCCATCTTTGTAGCGCCATCAACTGGAAAGCCCATCGCATTCTACGGCCAGAAACCGGAGCCACCTTATCACAACTGCCTCAAATTTCCTTTGCCGTCGAAAGAGGGCCAAACGCTGGCTGAGTTGATCGTGACTTGCCCAGAAGCAGGTGTTTGTTCCATTTATGAGCAGGACTTTATTGAGGGATTAGTTCTGCAAACTGCAGTGGCTCTGGACAATGCCACGATGCATGAACGCGATCTGGAGTGGGCTCGCGTACAGCAGGATTTGAATGCCGCGCGCGCTATTCAGAAGTCTTTACTGCCGCGAAGTATGCCGGAGATACACGGCTTTTCCATCGCCGCTCGCTCCACAGCTTGCTACGAGGTAGGAGGAGATTACCTTGATTCAGTGCTACAACCAGACGGCGATTATTTGATGGTGGTAGCAGATGTCGCCGGGAAAGGTCTGGCATCAGCGATCGTCGCGACCAGCTTTCGTTCTGCATTGCGCTCGCTTGCAGGACAGATCCTTCCCCTCGACGAGCTTGCAGCGCGACTGAACCAGCATCACTGGGAAGAGGGAATAGAGGCCCAGCGTCGTTACGTAACGGCTGTATTTTTAAGGCTAAGAGCTAAGTTTGGCCAAGTAGAAATATTAAACGCCGGCCACAACCCAGTAGCAATGATTTTGCCCGACCGATCGATCAAGATGATCGCGTCCTCGGGTACGCCTTTGGGCATGCTTCCCGAAATGAAATATGCGACCGAAATTCTGTCTTTCGAAAGAGGTTCGAGTATTCTGCTTTACACTGATGGATTAACAGAAGTTTTTCGTGACGAGGACGAGTTCGGCTCTGAGCGGCTTGGTGTTACCTTCCGCGATTCGCCGTTTTCGCAAGCCGAGCGCACACTTGACTATCTGTGGGATACTCTTGCCACCTTTTCCGCAAACGCACCACAAAACGATGACATGACTGCCCTTGTGATCTATCATCTCGATTCCGTGCAGCAGGAGTTCGCCAACAGATGA
- a CDS encoding STAS domain-containing protein has translation MAATDYNVRTDVCQRELKVWEAIAMGRICGDGPEINSKYNAASVIVNHGPQYTHIPGNRPILKREYRMTISTESMAGDITRILLDGRLDIEGAAAIDLRMNVLAGSAKFLLIDLQKVSFIGSLGLSTIIIPAQAVRRRGGKVALLGPIPLVEEVLKASKVDQVIPVFRELDAAVAALR, from the coding sequence TTGGCTGCAACGGACTATAACGTTCGCACAGACGTGTGTCAACGCGAATTAAAAGTTTGGGAGGCGATCGCGATGGGTCGCATCTGCGGTGATGGTCCAGAAATCAACTCGAAGTATAATGCAGCATCAGTGATTGTTAATCACGGTCCGCAATATACACACATCCCCGGAAATCGACCGATACTCAAGAGGGAATACAGAATGACAATTTCGACGGAGTCTATGGCGGGTGATATCACCCGTATTCTTTTGGACGGCCGACTGGATATTGAAGGCGCGGCCGCAATCGACCTGCGCATGAATGTGTTGGCAGGAAGCGCCAAATTTCTTCTCATTGATCTCCAAAAAGTGTCGTTCATCGGTTCGTTAGGACTCAGTACAATCATAATTCCGGCGCAGGCCGTTCGCCGCAGGGGAGGAAAGGTGGCGCTTTTGGGTCCTATTCCCCTGGTAGAGGAAGTGCTCAAAGCCAGCAAGGTTGACCAGGTGATTCCCGTTTTCCGCGAACTTGATGCAGCAGTAGCCGCGCTTCGGTAG
- a CDS encoding PP2C family protein-serine/threonine phosphatase produces the protein MSAEQQGNYALLMPPVNDSYDLYWNGVLVGHQGNGPPNPHWFYNPLPQSFTVPSSREDTIAIRVWKSPPLFVDSGTLGGLHGAPLLGDPDTISAQEAEQNSESIHQVLYEYTLLILYGMVSIFSLLLWGREHKIRVFLWLALFTATTVALAVLQGLFSLPISYGLGRGLNQPIYALNHVSLWLLLLWLLRLNGKRRLVRCTRILAICTLSVALLDGFLAPFWGTAGDWMQTIDAILTSLMLAVQVYPILIILMGIRQRLDSAHWAVAISAFISQIINIIADMSAAGQRFTHWTLFERIINTPLFVIHGIAFWASNVIEIVLFVSILYAVYRFDTERQTRQSLLEREMQSAREIQGLLIPEAMPSLEGYAVTSAYRPALEVGGDFFQIMRRKNGSTIVALGDVSGKGLRAAMTVSLIVGILRSLSDASYSPAQILQVLNRCLYGRLQNGFVTAVILQLHHNGTVTIANAGHLPPFLNEKELATEGSLPLGLSPALTYEESSVHLQQRDQLSIYTDGLLEARNTTRELYGFDRLHTLFATQPTAQQVTEAAIAFGQNDDITVLTFTRLAQGEEATTSVTASFAESSVESLIELP, from the coding sequence ATGTCAGCTGAGCAACAAGGTAACTACGCTTTGCTCATGCCACCAGTAAATGATTCTTATGACCTGTACTGGAACGGCGTCTTAGTGGGCCACCAGGGTAACGGTCCACCTAACCCCCACTGGTTTTATAATCCGCTGCCCCAAAGCTTCACCGTGCCATCGAGCAGAGAAGACACAATCGCAATCCGCGTTTGGAAGTCTCCGCCTTTATTCGTCGACTCAGGTACGCTCGGTGGATTGCATGGGGCACCTTTATTGGGCGATCCCGATACGATCTCTGCTCAGGAAGCAGAGCAGAATTCAGAGTCCATACATCAGGTCCTATATGAGTACACGCTGCTGATCTTGTATGGGATGGTAAGCATTTTCAGCCTTCTACTTTGGGGTAGAGAGCATAAGATCCGAGTGTTTCTTTGGCTAGCGCTGTTCACGGCGACCACGGTAGCACTTGCAGTTCTGCAAGGTCTCTTTTCTCTTCCGATTTCCTATGGACTGGGTCGAGGACTGAACCAACCCATCTATGCGTTGAATCATGTTTCGCTCTGGCTCTTGCTCTTGTGGTTGCTGCGCCTGAATGGAAAACGACGCTTGGTGCGTTGCACTCGTATTCTTGCCATCTGCACGTTATCTGTCGCCCTACTGGACGGATTTCTTGCGCCGTTCTGGGGAACTGCGGGCGACTGGATGCAGACTATCGACGCGATTCTGACCTCGTTGATGCTGGCCGTCCAGGTATATCCGATTCTGATCATCTTGATGGGAATCCGGCAACGGTTGGATTCAGCTCATTGGGCGGTAGCCATTAGCGCTTTCATATCGCAAATCATCAACATTATTGCCGATATGAGCGCAGCAGGACAGCGCTTCACTCACTGGACACTTTTCGAACGCATTATCAATACACCGCTCTTCGTGATTCACGGCATCGCCTTTTGGGCTTCGAATGTTATTGAAATTGTTCTCTTTGTCTCTATCCTCTATGCCGTTTATCGCTTCGACACAGAGCGCCAGACACGGCAAAGCTTGCTGGAACGCGAGATGCAAAGCGCACGCGAGATACAGGGACTATTGATTCCGGAAGCCATGCCGTCCCTGGAGGGTTATGCTGTCACGAGTGCCTATCGTCCAGCTCTCGAAGTTGGCGGAGACTTCTTCCAGATCATGCGTCGTAAGAATGGATCCACCATCGTCGCGCTTGGCGATGTGAGCGGCAAGGGCTTAAGAGCGGCTATGACCGTCTCTCTTATCGTGGGAATTTTGCGTTCACTTTCTGACGCGTCTTACAGCCCGGCGCAGATATTGCAGGTGTTGAATCGTTGTTTGTACGGGCGGCTGCAGAACGGGTTCGTGACTGCTGTCATCTTACAACTTCACCACAATGGAACAGTCACGATAGCCAATGCCGGTCACTTGCCTCCATTTCTGAACGAAAAGGAGCTTGCTACCGAGGGTTCTCTGCCGCTTGGGCTTTCGCCAGCGTTAACCTACGAAGAATCTTCAGTGCATCTGCAACAACGAGATCAACTGAGCATCTATACGGATGGACTGCTCGAGGCGAGAAATACCACTAGAGAACTCTACGGATTTGACCGGTTACACACTCTATTCGCAACCCAGCCAACCGCGCAGCAGGTAACTGAAGCGGCCATAGCCTTTGGTCAGAACGATGACATTACGGTCCTTACTTTTACTCGACTCGCCCAAGGCGAGGAGGCAACCACATCTGTGACTGCCTCATTCGCCGAATCGAGCGTCGAAAGTCTTATCGAGCTACCGTAA
- a CDS encoding Ig-like domain-containing protein — translation MQKTIFSVVGTIIFCLFFSHSASEAQTPIKIFDPVNVRSSANGTGYGASAVTFNSATINLSCPSTPIAAVLSSSTDGTGKVLVDNFINLTVNSLSGVPIVGPVNVCRGGTADSTPSGPVQNCFTSSYQIPAGAGNLTGQNPDTLVSTGGVSPIDISSQLQAGAQQIKIDLVDEGGFLASSTIYLNTNCTQSGVTGPSTITGNPIPQNNPTPQQLTQNFPFNSGTDQQIQSVYDLSQAQAAGSLTISPNTIPQMQDSPVSQTAFQSTLVPGTSFATSTCLIHTGELIENQPACKLFTLQCTVGTGATGSGAQCPVSSLPNEIFMDIFDGPGFTLPDITTPSGITFHQGIGLLMAAEGWTGGPCTFDPASNLQDLLCPQNLLTNFSGPGVYEATGHVTHPNSTFIPVAQVPEDLTTVTVANQQAGGWINSSSASVTFSSQPPVLTGTNLPGAAAFVPSPIRSITYGISAANNVPMPSAPSTTDTTVENAIACPTAANPTDPAATTFTTPQNLTGLSDGNYLIHYFAQDCAGTEELKFTQDSSGSWSTGYYTFPVNVDTIAPVIASGPTLSPAPGAGNAYTVGQAVTATYSCTDERSGIIRCGSSTYSPSSGVLNTGAISSPVDTSTAGPKTYTVTAIDAAGNQVSTSVQYVVTAAFDSAIKVTLSSTTVTYPQGTNVTISIAPTKGHTPTGTVQLLDGTKVLQTSSLQGNGAAYLYIQGLPVGVHQLSATYAGDAFNPGGTSTPVQLIVNPVPVNLSTSCWNLNYPYGANFQCGVYTSSNAGPPQGVVTYQYDGAAPVSLTLQNGVAQFTLVKPPAGTHVLIIGYAAQTNYAAANPSKVTFVVTPAPVTIQLTPSSWYLTGGTLTLTASIQSWSAGPPNAIGTVSFFDGSNLLGNMPVNALGVATVTVSASSLSNGSHTIAANYSGGTNYAAASSTITITVAR, via the coding sequence ATGCAGAAAACAATCTTTAGCGTTGTAGGCACGATAATCTTTTGCCTGTTCTTTAGCCATTCTGCTTCAGAAGCACAGACGCCAATAAAGATATTTGACCCTGTCAACGTGCGAAGTTCCGCGAATGGCACAGGTTACGGAGCCAGCGCTGTAACATTCAACAGCGCGACCATTAACCTCAGTTGTCCCAGTACCCCAATTGCGGCTGTTCTATCGTCCTCTACAGACGGAACGGGGAAGGTGCTGGTAGACAACTTCATTAACTTGACTGTGAATTCTTTGTCTGGCGTGCCCATCGTTGGGCCGGTGAACGTCTGTAGAGGCGGGACCGCCGACTCGACACCAAGTGGCCCAGTTCAGAATTGTTTCACTTCGAGTTATCAAATTCCGGCAGGCGCAGGGAACCTGACCGGTCAAAATCCCGATACTCTGGTAAGCACCGGAGGGGTTTCTCCTATCGACATCAGCTCACAACTGCAAGCGGGTGCACAGCAAATAAAAATCGATTTGGTTGACGAGGGCGGCTTTCTCGCAAGCTCAACGATTTATCTCAATACGAATTGTACACAGAGCGGGGTCACCGGCCCGTCGACGATTACCGGGAATCCAATCCCCCAGAACAATCCGACACCTCAACAGCTAACCCAGAATTTCCCATTCAATTCGGGAACTGACCAACAAATCCAGTCTGTTTACGACCTTTCCCAGGCCCAAGCTGCAGGAAGTCTGACTATATCCCCCAATACCATTCCGCAAATGCAGGATTCTCCCGTAAGTCAGACGGCTTTTCAATCGACTCTTGTTCCCGGCACCTCTTTTGCTACGTCCACGTGCCTCATTCACACCGGGGAGCTGATCGAGAATCAGCCGGCGTGCAAACTTTTTACTCTCCAATGCACGGTTGGAACTGGCGCTACGGGTAGCGGTGCTCAATGCCCCGTCTCTTCGCTGCCAAATGAAATTTTCATGGACATCTTTGACGGGCCTGGCTTTACGTTGCCAGATATCACAACACCGAGTGGCATCACATTCCATCAAGGAATCGGGCTCTTAATGGCGGCTGAAGGTTGGACGGGCGGGCCATGCACTTTCGATCCGGCTTCGAATCTGCAGGATCTGCTGTGCCCTCAGAACCTGCTGACTAATTTCAGCGGTCCAGGAGTGTACGAGGCGACTGGTCACGTAACCCATCCCAATTCGACTTTTATTCCAGTAGCACAGGTCCCTGAAGATCTGACTACGGTTACGGTTGCGAATCAACAAGCTGGAGGCTGGATCAATTCGTCAAGCGCAAGCGTTACGTTTTCAAGTCAACCGCCTGTCCTTACCGGAACGAATCTTCCAGGTGCTGCGGCCTTTGTCCCATCTCCCATTAGAAGCATTACTTACGGGATTTCGGCTGCCAATAATGTCCCCATGCCGAGCGCACCATCCACGACGGATACAACGGTAGAGAACGCCATTGCCTGTCCCACTGCTGCCAATCCAACCGACCCAGCAGCGACGACCTTTACAACACCGCAAAACCTCACCGGGTTGTCGGATGGTAATTACCTGATTCATTACTTTGCACAGGATTGCGCAGGAACTGAGGAACTTAAGTTTACGCAAGATTCCAGCGGAAGCTGGTCGACTGGCTATTACACGTTTCCAGTGAACGTAGACACCATCGCACCTGTGATCGCGTCCGGGCCAACTCTTTCTCCCGCGCCCGGAGCAGGCAATGCGTATACAGTTGGCCAAGCGGTTACCGCAACCTATAGCTGCACCGATGAACGCTCGGGGATCATACGGTGTGGCAGTTCGACCTATTCGCCGAGTTCGGGGGTGTTGAACACAGGCGCGATTAGTAGCCCTGTTGACACATCGACGGCAGGACCAAAGACCTACACCGTTACGGCTATCGATGCGGCGGGCAATCAAGTATCAACCTCAGTCCAATATGTCGTGACAGCCGCGTTTGATTCTGCAATCAAGGTCACGTTGAGTTCCACCACGGTCACATACCCTCAAGGAACCAACGTTACAATCAGCATCGCTCCCACCAAGGGACACACGCCTACCGGGACGGTCCAGTTGCTCGACGGCACGAAGGTTCTCCAGACCTCCTCACTACAAGGAAATGGCGCGGCGTATCTGTATATCCAGGGACTTCCAGTTGGCGTCCATCAACTGAGCGCGACGTATGCGGGTGACGCATTTAATCCCGGAGGCACTTCTACGCCGGTGCAACTCATCGTGAACCCAGTGCCGGTAAATCTCAGCACGTCCTGCTGGAATCTGAACTACCCTTATGGCGCCAACTTCCAATGCGGAGTTTATACCAGTTCGAATGCAGGACCACCACAAGGCGTCGTGACCTATCAGTATGATGGTGCGGCGCCCGTATCGCTAACTTTGCAAAATGGCGTTGCGCAGTTCACTTTGGTGAAGCCTCCGGCTGGAACGCATGTCCTAATCATCGGCTATGCCGCCCAGACGAACTACGCCGCTGCGAATCCGAGCAAAGTTACTTTCGTCGTGACGCCAGCTCCGGTGACTATACAACTCACCCCCTCCAGCTGGTATTTGACCGGCGGCACGCTCACGCTCACCGCGTCTATTCAGTCATGGAGTGCCGGCCCCCCGAACGCGATTGGTACTGTTTCTTTCTTCGATGGGAGCAACCTGCTGGGTAATATGCCGGTGAATGCCTTAGGTGTAGCCACAGTCACAGTTTCGGCGTCCTCGCTTTCGAATGGCAGCCATACTATAGCCGCAAACTACAGCGGGGGGACCAACTACGCGGCGGCCAGTTCGACGATAACGATTACGGTAGCTCGATAA
- a CDS encoding M23 family metallopeptidase — MRKVLLLILVLIVLLPIIFLVARSTTPVIDVTSPITVLGLATPVTVRVHDVRGLRKLEASVEQNGVHYPVWKEDQATHVADGTWNFTAGVNSTPQLKDGKAKLILEATSNDLLRKTGRWERDVTVVTRPPTVSVDSDQHYLYLGMADLATFNVSGAWTDAGVRVGDQIFRAWPVPGGKPGYFSLFAFAWNMPSNTVPVVYASNGAGNDVTSPIVFQFPKKEQPKYTVHDLQVSDAFMQKVVNELDPNGSGDPVARFVKINNEMRRANNQVLFDLRLKTTDKFLWSQPFVRQSHSQSEATFADLRNYIYKGKKIDQQVHLGYDLAVTQHVGVEASNDGRVVYAAPLGIYGNCIIVDHGYGLQTLYGHLSHIDVHEGDMVKRGQVMGTSGQTGMAGGDHIHFGMLLDGVQIDPKEWWDSHWIKDHIAKRIDLPGFHD, encoded by the coding sequence GTGCGAAAAGTCCTTCTTCTGATTCTTGTCCTCATTGTTTTACTGCCCATCATTTTTCTCGTTGCGCGTTCGACGACACCCGTCATCGATGTGACGTCTCCGATCACGGTCCTTGGCCTGGCTACGCCGGTGACGGTTCGGGTGCACGATGTGCGCGGTCTTCGCAAACTGGAAGCGTCAGTTGAGCAGAACGGCGTCCACTACCCGGTCTGGAAGGAGGATCAGGCCACGCACGTCGCTGACGGCACATGGAACTTCACAGCGGGGGTCAATTCCACGCCGCAGCTTAAAGACGGTAAGGCAAAACTGATTCTCGAAGCCACGTCGAACGATCTGCTTCGAAAGACTGGGCGCTGGGAGCGCGATGTGACGGTTGTGACGCGACCGCCAACCGTCAGTGTGGATTCAGATCAGCACTATTTGTACCTGGGGATGGCCGATCTCGCCACCTTCAATGTCTCTGGTGCGTGGACGGACGCGGGCGTCCGTGTCGGCGATCAGATATTTCGCGCTTGGCCGGTGCCAGGGGGCAAACCGGGTTACTTCTCCCTCTTTGCTTTTGCTTGGAATATGCCGTCGAACACGGTACCCGTCGTCTATGCGTCAAACGGGGCTGGGAACGATGTGACGAGCCCCATCGTTTTCCAGTTTCCCAAGAAGGAGCAGCCCAAGTACACGGTCCATGACTTGCAGGTGAGCGACGCGTTCATGCAGAAGGTCGTCAACGAGCTTGACCCGAATGGCTCGGGCGATCCTGTAGCGCGTTTTGTAAAGATCAATAACGAAATGAGGCGTGCCAATAATCAGGTGCTGTTTGATCTTCGGCTCAAGACTACCGACAAATTCTTATGGTCACAGCCCTTTGTTCGGCAGTCTCATTCGCAGTCGGAGGCGACCTTTGCGGACCTGCGCAACTATATCTACAAAGGCAAAAAGATCGATCAGCAGGTGCACCTTGGATATGACCTCGCGGTCACGCAGCACGTAGGCGTGGAGGCGTCAAACGACGGACGAGTCGTCTACGCGGCTCCTCTGGGGATCTACGGCAACTGCATTATAGTTGACCATGGTTATGGGCTGCAGACACTCTACGGTCATCTAAGCCACATTGATGTGCACGAGGGTGACATGGTGAAGCGGGGGCAGGTTATGGGCACAAGCGGCCAGACGGGCATGGCCGGCGGCGACCACATTCACTTCGGTATGCTGCTCGATGGCGTGCAGATTGATCCGAAGGAATGGTGGGACAGCCATTGGATTAAAGATCACATTGCAAAACGCATCGACTTGCCGGGATTTCACGACTGA
- a CDS encoding carboxypeptidase-like regulatory domain-containing protein, producing MFRLVLCVSVTCAAAAQQISAPEPQTGTVIGTVIDVNDGTVPGANVVLQSSSLPEPKQVTTNDDGFFQITQLKAGISYHITISANGFADWISPEVTLRPGQYLELKGIRLRIAVAVTTVKALSTEEIARGQVEIEEKQRVLGFIPNFYVVYDHNAVPLTPKLKFRLALKTSKDPITILGSAFVAGIDQAAGTPDYEQGAKGYAQRFGANYANGLTDIMVGGAILPSILRQDPRYFYRGTGTTKSRIIYALRTPFVCKGDNGRWQPNYSGLGGYLASGAIANTYYPSSNRGPGLVFSATAIDIAADMANGVIQEFVLRKLTTSAKKQP from the coding sequence ATGTTCAGGCTAGTCTTATGCGTTTCTGTCACCTGTGCTGCGGCGGCTCAGCAAATTTCCGCGCCTGAGCCACAGACTGGAACTGTCATCGGCACAGTGATTGACGTAAATGACGGGACTGTTCCCGGAGCCAACGTAGTTCTTCAGAGTTCTTCGCTCCCTGAGCCTAAACAGGTAACAACAAACGACGATGGTTTCTTCCAAATCACTCAACTCAAGGCAGGGATTTCTTATCACATTACGATCAGTGCCAACGGATTTGCGGACTGGATCTCGCCCGAAGTCACTCTGAGACCTGGCCAATATCTGGAACTGAAAGGAATCCGACTCCGGATTGCAGTCGCGGTGACTACGGTGAAGGCTCTCTCCACCGAGGAAATTGCCAGAGGACAGGTCGAGATAGAGGAGAAGCAACGTGTCCTTGGCTTCATTCCTAATTTCTATGTGGTCTATGACCACAACGCTGTTCCGCTCACACCGAAACTGAAGTTCAGACTCGCGCTCAAGACCTCGAAGGACCCCATCACGATTCTTGGCAGCGCCTTCGTCGCGGGAATCGATCAGGCGGCAGGCACTCCCGACTACGAGCAGGGTGCAAAGGGCTATGCTCAACGCTTTGGTGCCAACTATGCCAACGGCTTGACTGACATCATGGTCGGCGGAGCCATCCTGCCCTCGATCCTGCGTCAGGATCCGCGCTATTTCTATCGAGGCACGGGCACAACGAAGTCGCGCATAATTTATGCCCTGCGAACGCCGTTCGTCTGTAAGGGAGATAACGGGCGCTGGCAACCGAACTACTCAGGACTTGGGGGGTACCTCGCCTCGGGCGCCATCGCGAATACCTACTATCCGTCATCAAATCGCGGCCCGGGACTGGTCTTTTCTGCCACTGCGATTGATATCGCTGCCGACATGGCCAACGGCGTCATACAGGAGTTTGTCCTGCGCAAACTCACGACCAGCGCCAAAAAGCAGCCCTAG
- a CDS encoding ATP-binding protein, whose protein sequence is MPIEQLQDFLVLDSRLTEVSRAQSWAEAFADRFGVTENIRYAIRLCLEEALANVIRHGYRSESGHRIVIRCWCSSDTLFFAIDDKALLFNPADALPRDDGSEPVSLESIAPGGNGLPLLRHFAGSLAYERLPEGNRLTMGFSISVS, encoded by the coding sequence ATGCCAATCGAACAACTGCAAGACTTCCTTGTGCTAGACAGCCGACTGACCGAGGTGAGCCGAGCGCAGTCATGGGCTGAGGCATTTGCAGACCGGTTCGGTGTGACTGAGAACATCCGTTACGCAATTCGGCTGTGCCTGGAAGAGGCTCTGGCCAACGTCATTCGTCATGGCTATCGGAGTGAGTCTGGGCATCGTATCGTTATTCGGTGCTGGTGTTCATCGGACACGTTGTTTTTTGCGATCGATGACAAGGCTTTGCTTTTCAATCCAGCTGACGCTCTGCCTCGGGACGATGGATCCGAACCGGTGAGTCTTGAGTCGATTGCACCAGGCGGAAACGGACTACCGCTACTCCGACACTTCGCAGGATCGTTGGCTTACGAGAGGCTTCCCGAGGGAAATCGGCTGACGATGGGTTTCTCAATTTCAGTCTCGTGA
- a CDS encoding STAS domain-containing protein, which yields MQATTRVSQRTATGASQTPVSILAFSGDISSSSKESILGAYNNLDGATSKILLDFTAVDYINSSGIAIIIQMLLEASKSAARTIAIFGLSSHFQKVFSMVGINKYAAIYPNETTALASI from the coding sequence ATGCAGGCGACTACGAGGGTTTCTCAGCGGACAGCAACCGGAGCTTCGCAAACTCCGGTCAGCATTCTTGCTTTTTCCGGCGATATTTCTTCGTCTTCGAAGGAATCGATCCTTGGTGCTTACAACAATCTGGATGGCGCTACCTCTAAGATTCTGCTCGATTTCACTGCTGTCGATTACATCAACTCGTCGGGCATCGCGATCATCATTCAGATGTTACTCGAAGCCAGCAAGAGCGCCGCGCGGACGATTGCAATCTTTGGCTTGAGCTCACATTTTCAGAAGGTATTTTCAATGGTGGGCATCAATAAATATGCGGCGATTTATCCCAATGAGACGACGGCTCTTGCCTCAATTTGA
- a CDS encoding aldo/keto reductase, whose amino-acid sequence MAEAQAITEIVCIQNFYNVAQRTDDEFIDTLAAQGIAYVPYFPLGGFLPLQSSRLNEVAASIEATPMQVALAWLLRRSPNVLLIPGTSSVQHLRENLKAATLELPDEAVASLDGVGIAAA is encoded by the coding sequence CTGGCCGAGGCGCAAGCCATCACCGAGATTGTCTGCATCCAGAACTTCTACAACGTGGCGCAGCGCACTGACGATGAATTCATCGATACACTTGCTGCGCAGGGCATCGCCTATGTACCGTACTTCCCACTGGGAGGATTCTTGCCGCTTCAGTCATCGCGCCTTAACGAAGTAGCCGCATCGATCGAGGCGACTCCGATGCAAGTAGCTCTCGCATGGCTTCTTCGGCGGTCGCCGAACGTGCTGCTGATCCCCGGCACATCGTCGGTCCAGCATCTCCGCGAGAATCTCAAGGCTGCAACGTTGGAGCTCCCAGATGAAGCTGTCGCCAGCCTCGACGGAGTTGGTATTGCAGCCGCTTAG
- a CDS encoding ATP-binding protein, translating to MKSGSSVYVHLPSELGFEKVAMSTAASMAKLMGFSEDRIDDLKTAVSEACINAIEHGNKLNSALSVGVVLSTTDDQLEVKVIDDGAGIGSKPPAPDIDRKMHGEEDPRGMGMFLIQALVDEAEWHQGPPGKSFVRLVIKLGKENH from the coding sequence ATGAAAAGCGGAAGCTCCGTATACGTTCATCTTCCTTCGGAACTTGGTTTCGAAAAGGTCGCCATGAGCACTGCCGCCAGCATGGCCAAGCTTATGGGCTTCTCTGAGGATCGCATTGATGATCTCAAGACCGCTGTCTCCGAAGCCTGCATCAATGCCATAGAACACGGAAACAAACTCAACAGCGCGCTCAGCGTAGGTGTTGTCCTATCCACTACAGACGATCAACTTGAAGTGAAGGTCATTGATGATGGCGCAGGTATTGGCAGCAAACCGCCTGCCCCTGATATTGATCGCAAAATGCATGGCGAAGAGGACCCGCGAGGTATGGGGATGTTTCTGATCCAGGCTCTCGTCGATGAAGCCGAATGGCATCAGGGCCCTCCCGGCAAGAGTTTTGTCCGGCTGGTCATCAAGCTAGGCAAGGAGAATCATTAA